Proteins encoded in a region of the Vicia villosa cultivar HV-30 ecotype Madison, WI linkage group LG5, Vvil1.0, whole genome shotgun sequence genome:
- the LOC131606526 gene encoding repetitive proline-rich cell wall protein 2: MASLSFIVLLLLALIIPEGFANYEKPPVYNPPIEKPPVYKPPVYKPPIEKPPIYKPPVYKPPVEHPPIYKPPVYKPPVEKPPVYKPPVEKPPVYKPPVEKPPVYKPPVYKPPVYKPPVEKPPVYKPPVYKPPVKKPPVYKPPVEKPPVYKPPVEKPPVYKPPVEKPPVYKPPVEKPPVYKPPVEKPPVYKPPVYKPPVYKPPVEKPPVYKPPVEKPPVYKPPVEKPPTYKPPVEKPPVYKPPVYKPPVEKPPIYTPPY, from the coding sequence aTGGCTTCCTTAAGCTTCATAGTCTTGCTTCTTCTTGCTCTTATCATTCCTGAGGGGTTTGCCAACTATGAGAAACCGCCTGTCTACAATCCACCAATTGAGAAACCTCCGGTTTACAAACCACCAGTGTACAAGCCTCCTATAGAAAAACCTCCTATTTACAAGCCACCTGTTTACaaaccaccagttgagcatccTCCAATATATAAGCCCCCCGTGTACAAGCCACCTGTTGAAAAACCACCCGTGTACAAACCTCCAGTTGAAAAACCTCCAGTCTATAAGCCACCTGTAGAGAAACCACCCGTGTACAAGCCACCTGTCTACAAACCTCCAGTTTATAAGCCACCCGTTGAGAAACCACCTGTCTACAAGCCACCTGTCTACAAACCACCAGTTAAGAAGCCTCCGGTTTACAAACCCCCAGTTGAAAAGCCTCCAGTGTATAAACCACCTGTAGAGAAACCACCAGTATACAAGCCACCCGTCGAGAAGCCTCCAGTTTACAAACCCCCAGTTGAAAAGCCTCCAGTGTATAAGCCACCTGTTGAAAAGCCCCCGGTTTACAAGCCACCTGTCTACAAACCTCCAGTTTATAAGCCACCTGTAGAGAAACCACCAGTCTACAAACCTCCAGTAGAGAAACCCCCTGTTTACAAACCACCAGTGGAGAAACCTCCAACCTACAAGCCACCTGTTGAGAAGCCTCCTGTATACAAACCTCCCGTTTATAAGCCACCAGTTGAGAAGCCACCGATTTACACGCCTCCATACTAG